The following proteins are encoded in a genomic region of Actinomadura sp. NAK00032:
- a CDS encoding ABC transporter ATP-binding protein, producing the protein MPIIATQGLTMRFPRVTALDDLCVAVEPGVVGLVGANGAGKSTLIKILLGLLPPTSGTATVLGLDIAREGLRIRESVGFMPEYDCLPPDVSATEFVVHMARMCGLPATAARERAADTLRHVGLYEERYRPIGGYSTGMRQRVKLAQALVHDPKLVFLDEPTNGLDPAGRDEMLDLIRRIGAEFGISVLVTSHLLGELERVCDHVVIIDGGKLLRSQAVEAYTTASGVLTVEVDEGRDVLGQHLYDQGVSVHPEGRFLIVDIAGETTYDLVRDGVADLGLRLIRMEQRRHHIEEVFQTGPPAPPAPAGTVLPPAGPVQQGAPR; encoded by the coding sequence ATGCCGATCATTGCCACCCAGGGCCTGACGATGAGGTTCCCCCGGGTGACCGCCTTGGACGACCTCTGCGTGGCCGTCGAACCGGGCGTCGTCGGGCTGGTGGGCGCGAACGGCGCCGGCAAGTCGACGCTCATCAAGATCCTGCTCGGGCTGCTGCCGCCGACCTCCGGCACCGCGACCGTGCTGGGGCTCGACATCGCGCGCGAGGGCCTGCGGATCCGGGAGAGCGTCGGGTTCATGCCCGAGTACGACTGCCTGCCGCCGGACGTGTCCGCGACCGAGTTCGTCGTGCACATGGCCCGGATGTGCGGGCTGCCCGCGACCGCGGCCCGCGAACGCGCCGCCGACACGCTGCGGCACGTCGGCCTCTACGAGGAGCGGTACCGTCCCATCGGCGGCTACTCCACCGGGATGCGCCAGCGGGTGAAGCTCGCGCAGGCCCTCGTCCACGACCCGAAGCTCGTGTTCCTGGACGAGCCGACCAACGGCCTCGACCCGGCCGGACGCGACGAGATGCTCGACCTGATCCGGCGCATCGGCGCCGAGTTCGGGATCAGCGTCCTCGTCACCTCGCACCTGCTGGGCGAGCTGGAGCGGGTCTGCGACCACGTCGTCATCATCGACGGCGGCAAGCTGCTGCGGTCCCAGGCCGTCGAGGCCTACACCACCGCGAGCGGGGTGCTGACCGTCGAGGTCGACGAGGGGCGCGACGTGCTCGGGCAGCACCTGTACGACCAGGGCGTGTCCGTCCACCCGGAGGGCCGGTTCCTCATCGTCGACATCGCCGGCGAGACGACCTACGACCTGGTCCGCGACGGCGTCGCCGACCTCGGGCTGCGGCTGATCCGGATGGAGCAGCGCCGCCACCACATCGAGGAGGTCTTCCAGACCGGGCCGCCCGCGCCGCCCGCCCCCGCCGGAACCGTCCTGCCGCCCGCCGGACCCGTCCAGCAGGGAGCCCCCCGATGA
- a CDS encoding DUF389 domain-containing protein, with translation MLHLRAIVPAERTGAVCRALDECAGATNVVVIEGAARSPRGDLVTADIARESANEVLDALRALGVDRDGSIALDKVDLTLSETAEAAMERAPGHGDDAVVWEELDRQVSEGTALTWSFVAFLALATQLAGIAALIDSPVLVVGAMVLGPEFGAIAAICYGLVRWQPVHIVQAVRALAVGFAVAIVITYVCALVSRWTGVIDVDRLPAERPLTAFIYSPDRWSFIVALLAGGAGVLSLTAGKSSALVGVFISVTTVPAAGNLAVALALKHGSEITGSLLQLAVNVAGMIIAGTLTLLVQKALWGIVLRNGRRPAIGRRT, from the coding sequence GGACGAATGCGCCGGGGCCACCAACGTCGTCGTCATCGAAGGCGCCGCCCGGTCGCCGCGCGGTGACCTGGTGACGGCCGACATCGCCCGCGAGTCCGCCAACGAGGTGCTGGACGCGCTGCGCGCCCTGGGCGTCGACAGGGACGGCTCCATCGCGCTCGACAAGGTCGACCTGACGCTGTCGGAGACCGCCGAGGCGGCCATGGAGCGCGCCCCCGGGCACGGCGACGACGCCGTCGTGTGGGAGGAACTGGACCGGCAGGTCAGCGAGGGAACGGCGCTGACCTGGTCGTTCGTGGCGTTCCTCGCGCTGGCCACGCAGCTGGCCGGGATCGCCGCGCTGATCGACTCGCCGGTGCTGGTGGTGGGCGCGATGGTGCTCGGGCCGGAGTTCGGCGCGATCGCGGCGATCTGCTACGGGCTCGTCCGGTGGCAGCCCGTCCACATCGTGCAGGCCGTGCGGGCGCTGGCCGTCGGGTTCGCCGTCGCGATCGTGATCACCTATGTGTGCGCGCTGGTCAGCCGGTGGACCGGGGTGATCGATGTGGACCGGCTGCCCGCCGAGCGCCCGCTCACCGCGTTCATCTACAGCCCGGACCGCTGGTCGTTCATCGTCGCGCTGCTCGCGGGCGGCGCCGGGGTGCTGTCGCTCACCGCGGGCAAGTCGTCGGCGCTGGTCGGCGTCTTCATCTCCGTCACCACCGTGCCCGCCGCCGGGAACCTCGCGGTCGCGCTGGCGCTCAAGCACGGCAGCGAGATCACCGGGTCGCTGCTGCAGCTCGCCGTCAACGTCGCCGGGATGATCATCGCGGGGACGCTGACGCTGCTCGTCCAGAAGGCGCTGTGGGGGATCGTCCTGCGGAACGGGAGACGTCCGGCCATCGGGCGGCGTACTTAG